The Kogia breviceps isolate mKogBre1 chromosome 4, mKogBre1 haplotype 1, whole genome shotgun sequence genome window below encodes:
- the MGAT1 gene encoding alpha-1,3-mannosyl-glycoprotein 2-beta-N-acetylglucosaminyltransferase, whose translation MLKKQSAGLVLWGAILFVAWNALLLLFFWTRPAPGRLPSDSALDDDPASLTREVIRLAQDAEVELERQRGLLQQIREHHARWSQRWRVPTAAPPVPPRVPVTSPPAVIPILVIACDRSTVRRCLDKLLHYRPSAERFPVIVSQDCGHEETAQVIASYGSAVTHIRQPDLSNIAVPPDHRKFQGYYKIARHYRWALGQVFHKFKFPAAVVVEDDLEVAPDFFEYFQATYPLLRADPSLWCVSAWNDNGKEQMVDSSKPELLYRTDFFPGLGWLLLAELWAELEPKWPKAFWDDWMRRPEQRQGRACVRPEISRTMTFGRKGVSHGQFFDQHLKFIKLNQHFVPFTQLDLSYLRQEAYDRDFLARVYGAPLLQVEKVRTSERSELGEVRVQYTSRDSFKAFAKALGVMDDLKSGVPRAGYQGIVSFLFRGRRVHLAPPQTWEGYDPSWN comes from the coding sequence ATGCTGAAGAAGCAGTCTGCAGGGCTTGTGCTGTGGGGCGCCATCCTCTTTGTGGCCTGGAACGCCCTGTTGCTCCTCTTCTTTTGGACGCGCCCGGCGCCTGGCAGGCTGCCCTCAGACAGTGCTCTCGATGACGACCCCGCCAGCCTCACCCGTGAGGTGATCCGCCTGGCCCAGGACGCTGAGGTCGAGTTGGAGCGGCAGCGGGGGCTGTTGCAGCAGATCAGGGAGCATCACGCTAGGTGGAGCCAGCGGTGGAGGGTGCCTACCGCGGCCCCGCCTGTGCCGCCGCGAGTGCCTGTGACCTCTCCGCCAGCTGTGATCCCCATCCTGGTCATCGCCTGTGACCGCAGCACTGTCCGGCGCTGCCTGGACAAGCTGCTGCATTATCGGCCTTCAGCGGAGCGCTTCCCCGTCATCGTCAGCCAGGACTGTGGGCATGAGGAGACGGCCCAGGTCATCGCCTCCTACGGCAGCGCTGTCACGCACATCCGGCAGCCTGACCTGAGCAACATCGCAGTGCCACCCGACCACCGAAAGTTCCAGGGCTACTACAAGATCGCCCGGCACTACCGCTGGGCGCTGGGCCAGGTCTTTCACAAGTTCAAGTTCCCAGCGGCCGTGGTGGTGGAGGATGACCTGGAGGTGGCTCCAGACTTCTTCGAGTACTTCCAGGCCACGTACCCGCTGCTGAGGGCCGACCCCTCCCTCTGGTGTGTGTCTGCCTGGAATGACAACGGCAAGGAGCAGATGGTGGACTCAAGCAAGCCTGAGCTGCTCTACCGCACAGACTTCTTCCCTGGCCTGGGCTGGCTGCTGTTGGCCGAGCTCTGGGCTGAGCTGGAGCCCAAGTGGCCCAAGGCCTTCTGGGACGACTGGATGCGCCGGCCAGAGCAGCGGCAGGGCCGGGCCTGTGTGCGGCCTGAAATCTCCAGAACGATGACCTTTGGCCGCAAAGGTGTGAGCCATGGGCAGTTCTTTGACCAGCACCTCAAGTTTATCAAGCTGAACCAGCACTTCGTGCCCTTCACCCAGCTGGACCTGTCCTACCTGCGACAGGAGGCCTATGACAGGGATTTCCTTGCACGTGTCTACGGTGCTCCCCTGCTGCAGGTGGAGAAAGTGAGGACCAGTGAGCGGAGTGAGCTGGGGGAGGTGCGGGTGCAGTACACGAGCAGGGACAGCTTCAAGGCCTTCGCCAAGGCCCTGGGAGTCATGGATGACCTCAAGTCTGGTGTCCCCAGGGCCGGCTACCAGGGCATCGTCAGCTTCCTGTTCCGGGGCCGCCGTGTCCACctagccccaccccagacctgggaGGGCTATGATCCTAGCTGGAATTAG